The following proteins come from a genomic window of Oscillatoria salina IIICB1:
- a CDS encoding GNAT family N-acetyltransferase: MSNLEIRFVSYPEAEKPIRIIRTKVFQEEQKVDPKLEFDGKDESCQHLLAYFDGEAVGTARIRCINNFQAKIERLAVLPFARRKGVGKQLMEKALAILAENGYQVVEINAQIYVKDLYSKLGFTPVGEEFLEAGMPHLKMVKKLDN; the protein is encoded by the coding sequence ATGAGTAATTTAGAAATTAGATTCGTTTCTTATCCTGAAGCGGAAAAACCGATTAGAATAATTCGGACGAAGGTGTTTCAGGAGGAACAAAAAGTTGACCCGAAGTTAGAGTTTGATGGTAAAGATGAAAGTTGCCAACATTTGTTAGCTTATTTCGACGGTGAAGCGGTTGGGACGGCGCGAATTAGATGTATAAATAATTTTCAGGCTAAAATTGAAAGATTAGCAGTTTTGCCGTTTGCTAGAAGAAAGGGTGTCGGTAAACAATTAATGGAAAAAGCTTTGGCTATTCTTGCGGAAAATGGTTATCAAGTGGTGGAAATAAATGCACAAATTTATGTTAAGGATTTATATAGTAAATTAGGTTTTACGCCCGTAGGTGAGGAATTTTTAGAAGCCGGAATGCCTCATCTTAAAATGGTTAAAAAACTTGATAATTAA
- the pruA gene encoding L-glutamate gamma-semialdehyde dehydrogenase, with amino-acid sequence MVVEIAKTDCETKTQAIAKELIAATRQKRSLFAQMRDQMRWDDKLLAWAMANPGLRVQLFRFIDCLPALQSKAELARHLQEYMSAESVELPAALKGILNFTEPNSPPAQLAATTVSKAVETLAFKYIAGENIQQVIKTIERLRKDKMAFTIDLLGEAVITETEAEAYLEKYLELLNELTAASQNWSNVPEIDLADGEELPKVQVSVKLTAFYSQFDPLDPQGSKQKVCDRIRILLRRAEELGAAIHFDMEQYRYKDLTLAILKELLMEDEFRSRTDLGVTIQAYLRDSQQDLQGIIDWAKQRGNPVTVRLVKGAYWDQETIIAIQNHWHQPVFNDKAATDANFEKLTEMMLSNHEYIYSAIGSHNVRSQARAMAIAETLNVPQRRVEMQVLYGMGDRLAKALVQRGYRVRVYSPYGELLPGMAYLIRRLLENTANSSFLRQNLEERPIEELISPPVVTSETELPVANKQFTNAVDTDYANSQQREAAQQALQKVRGLLGKTYLPLINGEYVETETSLDSVNPANPSEIIGKVGQISVEQAETALQAAKAAFPAWSKTPAKERAAILRKAAEIMESRRHELSAWICLEVGKILSQADPEVSEAIDFCRYYADEMERLDAGYNYDIPGETNRYFYQPRGIAVVISPWNFPLAIATGMTVAALVTGNCTLLKPAAPSSIIAAKIAEILLEAGIPPGVFQYVPGKGSTVGNYMVKHPDVHLIAFTGSQEVGCQIYADAAILQPGQKHLKRVIAEMGGKNAIIIDESADLDQAVAGVVASAFGYSGQKCSACSRVVVMESVYDNFVERLVSAAKSLNIGAADNPSTTVGPVVDGSAQKRIQEYIAKGRNEAKVALEMPVPETGYFVSPTIFTEVAPTAAIAQEEIFGPVVAVIRVKNFAEALAVANGTNYALTGGLYSRTPSHIDQATREFEVGNLYINRTITGAIVSRQPFGGFKLSGVGSKAGGPDYLLQFLEPRAVTENIQRQGFAPIEGVE; translated from the coding sequence GTGGTTGTAGAAATAGCCAAGACTGATTGCGAAACGAAAACTCAAGCAATAGCGAAAGAATTGATTGCAGCGACGCGACAAAAGCGTTCTCTTTTTGCCCAAATGCGCGACCAGATGCGCTGGGATGATAAACTGTTAGCCTGGGCAATGGCTAATCCTGGTTTGCGGGTACAGTTGTTTCGCTTTATTGACTGTTTGCCAGCTTTACAAAGTAAAGCAGAATTGGCACGTCATTTACAAGAATATATGTCTGCTGAGTCGGTAGAATTACCTGCTGCTTTGAAGGGAATTCTTAATTTTACCGAACCAAATTCGCCACCAGCCCAATTAGCAGCGACGACGGTTTCTAAAGCTGTAGAAACATTAGCTTTTAAATATATTGCTGGGGAAAATATTCAGCAGGTAATTAAAACGATCGAACGTTTGCGAAAAGACAAAATGGCTTTCACCATTGACTTGTTAGGTGAAGCTGTAATTACGGAAACGGAAGCAGAAGCTTATTTAGAAAAATATCTGGAATTACTGAATGAACTTACCGCAGCTTCTCAGAATTGGTCAAATGTTCCGGAAATAGATTTGGCTGATGGGGAAGAGTTACCGAAGGTACAAGTATCGGTAAAATTAACGGCATTTTATTCACAATTTGACCCTTTAGATCCTCAAGGAAGTAAGCAGAAAGTTTGCGATCGCATTCGGATCTTGTTACGTCGGGCTGAGGAATTGGGCGCAGCGATTCACTTCGATATGGAACAATATCGTTATAAAGATTTGACGCTAGCAATTCTCAAAGAATTGTTGATGGAAGATGAGTTTCGATCTCGCACCGATTTGGGTGTGACAATTCAAGCTTATTTACGCGATTCTCAACAAGATTTACAAGGGATAATTGACTGGGCGAAACAACGCGGTAATCCGGTGACAGTACGTTTGGTAAAAGGCGCTTATTGGGACCAAGAAACAATTATTGCAATTCAAAATCATTGGCATCAACCTGTATTTAACGACAAAGCAGCCACTGATGCTAACTTTGAAAAACTGACAGAAATGATGCTGTCCAACCACGAATATATTTATTCTGCCATTGGTTCGCATAACGTGCGATCGCAAGCGAGGGCGATGGCGATCGCCGAAACTTTAAATGTCCCTCAACGTCGCGTGGAAATGCAGGTACTTTATGGGATGGGCGATCGGTTGGCGAAAGCTTTAGTTCAACGAGGATATCGCGTTCGAGTATACTCTCCCTATGGCGAACTTTTGCCGGGAATGGCTTATTTAATTCGTCGTTTGTTGGAAAATACCGCGAATAGTTCTTTCTTACGGCAAAATTTAGAAGAACGTCCCATTGAAGAGTTAATTTCACCTCCCGTTGTTACAAGCGAAACTGAATTACCCGTGGCAAATAAACAGTTTACAAATGCAGTCGATACTGACTATGCAAATTCTCAACAGCGAGAAGCAGCCCAACAAGCTTTGCAAAAAGTTCGTGGTTTATTAGGGAAAACTTATTTACCTTTAATTAACGGCGAATATGTCGAAACCGAAACAAGTTTAGATTCGGTAAATCCGGCTAATCCGAGTGAAATAATTGGTAAAGTTGGACAAATTTCCGTCGAACAAGCCGAAACCGCTTTACAAGCAGCTAAAGCAGCCTTTCCCGCATGGAGTAAAACCCCCGCAAAAGAAAGGGCGGCTATTTTACGCAAAGCAGCCGAGATTATGGAATCACGTCGCCATGAATTATCTGCTTGGATTTGTTTAGAAGTTGGGAAAATTTTATCTCAAGCCGACCCCGAAGTCTCGGAAGCGATTGATTTTTGTCGGTATTACGCCGATGAAATGGAAAGACTTGATGCTGGTTATAACTACGATATTCCCGGCGAAACTAATCGCTATTTTTATCAACCGCGAGGAATTGCAGTGGTAATTTCTCCCTGGAATTTCCCTTTAGCGATCGCGACGGGCATGACTGTGGCAGCATTAGTTACAGGGAATTGTACTTTACTCAAACCTGCTGCACCTTCTTCGATTATTGCTGCGAAAATAGCCGAAATTTTACTCGAAGCAGGCATTCCTCCCGGTGTCTTTCAATATGTACCCGGAAAAGGTTCCACTGTCGGCAATTATATGGTTAAACATCCCGATGTCCATTTAATCGCCTTTACAGGTTCCCAAGAAGTCGGCTGTCAAATTTATGCCGATGCTGCGATTTTACAACCAGGACAAAAACATCTCAAACGAGTTATCGCCGAAATGGGTGGGAAGAATGCCATTATTATCGACGAAAGTGCCGACCTTGACCAAGCTGTTGCGGGAGTCGTCGCTTCGGCGTTTGGCTATTCGGGACAAAAATGTTCTGCTTGTTCGCGAGTGGTGGTGATGGAATCAGTTTACGACAACTTTGTGGAAAGGCTTGTTTCCGCCGCGAAATCCTTAAATATTGGCGCAGCCGACAACCCTAGTACCACTGTAGGTCCTGTTGTCGATGGTAGCGCCCAAAAACGGATTCAAGAATATATTGCCAAAGGGCGTAACGAAGCGAAAGTAGCTTTAGAAATGCCTGTCCCGGAAACCGGATACTTTGTCTCACCAACAATTTTTACAGAAGTTGCGCCCACTGCGGCGATCGCCCAAGAAGAAATTTTTGGTCCCGTGGTTGCTGTCATCCGCGTGAAGAATTTTGCAGAAGCTTTAGCAGTGGCTAACGGGACAAATTACGCCCTCACTGGTGGCTTATATTCGCGAACTCCCTCCCACATCGACCAAGCTACGAGAGAATTTGAAGTGGGGAACTTGTACATTAATCGTACAATTACGGGCGCGATCGTTTCTCGTCAACCCTTCGGCGGTTTCAAACTTTCCGGAGTTGGTTCCAAAGCAGGTGGACCCGATTATTTGTTACAATTCCTCGAACCTCGCGCAGTTACGGAGAATATTCAACGTCAAGGTTTTGCCCCAATTGAAGGTGTAGAATAA
- a CDS encoding type II toxin-antitoxin system Phd/YefM family antitoxin: MLNVTIDEIQRNPLKYLQQVEAGETLVITRSNQPIAEVKPIISSTGKQLRPFGLCAGEFILPDDFNAPLPAEILSEFEAK; this comes from the coding sequence ATGCTAAACGTAACTATTGATGAAATTCAACGCAATCCCCTTAAATATTTGCAGCAAGTCGAAGCAGGTGAAACTTTAGTTATTACTCGTTCTAATCAACCAATTGCTGAAGTTAAACCAATTATATCATCTACTGGGAAGCAGTTGCGACCATTTGGTTTGTGTGCTGGAGAGTTTATCTTACCTGATGATTTTAATGCCCCGTTACCAGCAGAAATTTTGAGTGAGTTTGAAGCAAAATGA
- a CDS encoding phospholipid carrier-dependent glycosyltransferase, with the protein MKKIDRLKNVSSKSFSAAIAPEAVTKNLRKGAETLTGKQSLLILAGIWLLGAVGDRLWFILDHAPPSWDRADYLNGAMNYWQALQSPQWFNGEWWRNFWLLSSKIPPLTYIATSPFFHFFGVSADTATLLLLVYSAILLLSIYGLGVLLFNNRIALWAAGICQLLPGLYRYRLEFLLDYPVTAVVTCSFFCLTLWKVKSKPIKPVNINYFPENPPEELPPRSKFQKFTDKYLNGWVCAIFFGLSFGVAMMVKQTSLLFLITPLIWIFLSILFQRHWERIAQLLVSFGISTLIFGWWYRTNWLLILTSGKRATLDSAIAEGDPALNTIHAWVYYWKILPYLLSWHLLIVPIVGLIVYGGRKFLTTDGRRWTRISYRSVTKFIGRYSLVWIGVFFFGGYLFSSLNINKDARYILPILPVLSLFLAAGLLAWRGRWQNEIRWGTIGLALLLAVINFFPIDRAEIVTNILSPRVQHRPYLGKEYPHEEVIAEIIKQDPYLQTTLAVLPSTSTINQHNFSFYGAKANFQVYGRQVGVREKEVVADGRSLDWFIVKTGEQGSVPEAQAQLVDFVEGIPAFRLETSWKLPDEDSDLILYHRKKPSVEVKPISGKRETVQLDRITIPEVTPPGVPVPVKYEWSGPWEKLKSGLVLLTWGWEDETEIPVVAKFTDSNPRMNWLHDRAIAMGRLTAGSKNPQPEDTFRVIERTAMLPDANILPGTYRLEALYLNRETGESYPIPIPETTIQIDPEAEPTPAPELDLITQLRTVAPNLAEGVAGLEPIFELTARINQYDPIQDYLNQAEQALAYRLDRQYLNLDWAYSLVLAQILQQNVEGAIASLEKVIQLDSDNPYNYAYLALVYLYDWRPFTAEEILEKANSLNPNLEIVQILSGVAAFMQGHLVKAWQILSPLINNSQ; encoded by the coding sequence GTGAAAAAAATAGACCGACTAAAAAATGTTAGCAGTAAAAGCTTTAGTGCGGCGATCGCACCGGAAGCAGTGACGAAAAATTTGCGAAAAGGTGCGGAAACGCTTACTGGGAAACAGAGTTTACTAATTTTAGCAGGAATTTGGTTATTAGGAGCGGTCGGCGATCGCCTCTGGTTTATACTCGATCATGCACCCCCAAGTTGGGATCGAGCTGACTATCTCAATGGTGCCATGAATTACTGGCAAGCGTTACAATCTCCTCAGTGGTTTAATGGAGAATGGTGGCGGAATTTTTGGCTACTTTCCTCGAAAATACCTCCTTTAACTTACATTGCTACCAGTCCCTTTTTTCATTTCTTCGGAGTTAGCGCCGATACAGCTACATTATTATTATTAGTTTATAGTGCAATTCTCTTACTTTCTATTTATGGGTTAGGCGTACTTTTATTTAATAACCGGATCGCGTTATGGGCGGCGGGAATATGTCAGTTATTACCAGGATTATATCGTTATCGTTTAGAATTTCTCTTAGATTATCCGGTAACGGCGGTTGTTACTTGCAGTTTCTTTTGTTTAACTCTTTGGAAAGTTAAAAGTAAGCCAATCAAGCCAGTAAATATTAACTATTTTCCGGAGAATCCACCAGAAGAGTTACCACCTCGCTCAAAGTTCCAAAAGTTTACCGATAAATACCTTAATGGTTGGGTATGCGCGATATTTTTCGGCTTATCTTTTGGTGTAGCAATGATGGTAAAACAAACCAGTTTGCTATTTTTAATAACGCCGCTAATCTGGATATTTTTGAGTATTTTATTCCAGCGTCACTGGGAAAGAATAGCGCAATTATTAGTCAGTTTTGGGATTTCAACTTTAATATTTGGCTGGTGGTATCGTACCAATTGGCTATTAATTTTAACCTCGGGAAAACGAGCAACTCTTGATAGTGCGATCGCCGAAGGAGATCCGGCTTTAAATACTATCCACGCTTGGGTTTATTATTGGAAAATTTTACCTTATTTGCTGTCTTGGCACTTGTTAATCGTGCCAATTGTCGGTTTAATTGTGTATGGTGGGCGGAAATTTTTAACCACAGATGGACGCAGATGGACGCGGATAAGTTATCGGAGTGTAACCAAGTTTATTGGTCGTTATAGTTTGGTTTGGATAGGAGTGTTTTTCTTCGGTGGCTATCTGTTTTCTTCTTTGAATATTAATAAAGATGCGCGTTATATTTTGCCAATTTTACCCGTTTTATCTTTGTTTTTAGCTGCTGGTTTATTAGCTTGGCGAGGTCGCTGGCAAAATGAGATTCGTTGGGGTACAATTGGATTAGCTTTGTTGCTCGCAGTGATTAATTTTTTTCCAATTGATCGCGCGGAAATTGTTACTAATATTCTCAGTCCTCGCGTTCAGCATCGTCCATATTTAGGGAAAGAATATCCTCACGAAGAAGTAATTGCGGAAATTATTAAGCAAGATCCTTATTTACAAACCACGTTAGCAGTTTTACCTTCAACCTCGACAATTAACCAACATAACTTTTCATTTTACGGTGCAAAAGCTAACTTTCAAGTATATGGTCGTCAGGTAGGAGTTAGGGAAAAAGAAGTAGTTGCAGATGGGCGATCGCTAGATTGGTTTATAGTGAAAACAGGCGAACAAGGTTCAGTCCCCGAAGCCCAAGCACAACTTGTCGATTTTGTCGAGGGAATTCCGGCTTTTCGTTTAGAAACCAGTTGGAAATTACCTGATGAAGACAGCGATCTAATTTTATATCATCGCAAAAAACCGTCCGTAGAAGTTAAGCCAATTTCTGGTAAACGAGAGACTGTCCAATTAGATCGAATTACCATACCAGAAGTAACACCTCCAGGAGTCCCAGTACCAGTAAAATATGAATGGTCTGGTCCTTGGGAAAAATTAAAATCTGGTTTAGTTTTACTGACTTGGGGATGGGAAGACGAGACAGAAATACCCGTCGTAGCCAAGTTTACTGATTCCAATCCTCGCATGAATTGGTTGCACGATCGCGCGATCGCCATGGGAAGATTAACTGCGGGAAGTAAAAATCCTCAGCCAGAAGATACTTTCCGAGTTATCGAACGCACAGCCATGCTTCCTGATGCTAATATTCTTCCTGGAACTTATCGTTTAGAAGCCCTTTATTTGAACCGAGAAACTGGGGAAAGTTATCCTATTCCCATACCAGAAACAACTATTCAAATAGACCCAGAAGCAGAACCAACACCAGCCCCAGAATTAGATTTAATCACCCAATTACGGACAGTTGCACCCAACTTAGCAGAGGGAGTAGCAGGTTTAGAACCAATTTTCGAGCTAACAGCCCGAATTAATCAGTATGACCCGATACAAGATTATTTAAACCAAGCAGAACAAGCTTTGGCATATCGCTTAGACCGTCAATATCTTAACCTTGATTGGGCTTATAGTTTAGTTCTAGCTCAAATTTTGCAACAAAATGTGGAAGGTGCGATCGCGTCCCTAGAAAAAGTTATCCAACTCGACTCCGATAACCCCTATAACTACGCCTATCTCGCCTTAGTATATCTTTACGATTGGCGACCCTTCACCGCCGAAGAAATTCTCGAAAAAGCTAACTCACTCAACCCTAATTTAGAAATTGTGCAAATTCTTAGTGGTGTTGCTGCTTTCATGCAAGGTCACTTGGTGAAAGCTTGGCAAATTCTTTCTCCCCTAATTAACAATTCACAATGA
- a CDS encoding Dethiobiotin synthetase: MDYETARKIIFTQVATPEENANSFLARLERGQLPIPGQVTKILLALKILFENLRDVQELDRELIYTLYVLAEDSCEQFEKGEKAGLEWSPLLKEDIKRIKRAVKSIFSGVWE, from the coding sequence ATGGATTACGAAACTGCCCGTAAAATTATCTTTACTCAGGTAGCTACACCAGAGGAAAATGCGAATAGTTTTTTAGCGCGTCTGGAAAGAGGACAGCTACCTATTCCTGGTCAAGTTACAAAGATTTTACTGGCTTTAAAGATTTTGTTTGAGAATTTACGGGACGTTCAAGAGTTGGATCGCGAGTTGATTTATACTCTGTATGTTTTAGCTGAGGACAGTTGCGAACAGTTCGAGAAGGGAGAAAAAGCTGGGCTTGAGTGGTCGCCACTGCTAAAGGAAGATATCAAACGAATTAAAAGGGCGGTTAAAAGTATTTTTTCTGGAGTTTGGGAGTAG